Within the Clarias gariepinus isolate MV-2021 ecotype Netherlands chromosome 27, CGAR_prim_01v2, whole genome shotgun sequence genome, the region ACTCACATTCatgcactatgggcaatttgggaacaccgatTAACTttatatgcatgtctttggactgtgggatgaaactacagggagaacatgcaaattccatgcacagaCATCCAGAATGACACCTCAGTCCTGGTGAAAGCTTTAATGTCAAatcaagtttgtttgtttgtttgtttgtttgtttgtttggttggttggttggtttgttggtttgtttgttggttggttggttggtcgGTTGGTTGGTTTCAGATTTCATATGAGTTCGACTGGGGGTGTTAATACAGCACTGGGAATTTTGCACTGCACCAAGTACCGTAATATAAAAATGGTTAGGTCTATTTATTGGATCAGCATTAATGTCTGGTCTATATATAATACTTGTGAGTAATGTAGTTCAGACCTCACCATACACTACCTGTAATTATTTTGTATGACAGCTCATACAGTAAGCCTATTTACCAGTAACAGACTGATaaatagaaagaataaaaataagtacccataagtgttttttttccctgttattattattcctattgGTATGCGATAATTTGTGCCCAGACCATTGATGTGTACAGTGTTTACCTCGCAGCAGTTTCTGTCAGTCACGTGGATGAAGTGAAGATGAATGTGACCACTGCGGGGCAGTACACACAAACTGGCCCAAAGCAGATCTCTGGTGAATGTGATGGATTGGACAGATGCATGATTCCACAGAAGATTGTGTCCCActgatattatatttataaatatactttACATGCAAACCattggattttttaaatcttttggtTAAGTGTCCTTGAAGTGAAGATATATGCGTGTTCAAaattaataagataaaatatgaataaaatatctaCACCTCACAATAACTATACTGTACTTTTGTAGTCATTGGACTCTTAAAACCAtcaaaatactgtacagtatacagtattgtactgtatatacgatATCTTATTATGTTGTGAACACATTTTACATCTCATGTTGGAaacattcattttcattaattGTGCATTATCGGTTATGATTGAATaagctacatttttactgtaatttttagggaggaatcgaaccctgaccctggaggtgctagacCACAGTGCGAATTACTGAGCATGTGCTGCCCCAGCCAGGGGTTTTGTGGAATTTATGTGCCATCATGTAGAATCTGAGGTACTAGTGCTTTTACGTTGAGCTATGTCAGAAcatatttaatctttaaataGGCTCCATCTTTTAATAACATATTTAAAGGTCAAATTGAAAATTGGCTTAATGCATAAATAAGtaatagaaaaacatttttccacataacattttttttacttctccaGAAGATGTCCTTAGGCTCATAGTACTGTATAAGTGAGTTTCAACTTATCGGGTATTACTTCTCAGTACTGTGTTGAAATTATtatctttaaaaattataaatgcacTATAGATCAAGTGGATTgagatgtgtttgtgtattcatTTAACACAATATTGCAATTCAatgtattgttgtttttttattctctatTCTTATGACCacattattttttctaaaattgtTATTACTACTGTCTGTTCAGAAATTGAAATGATTAGAGGCATTTAACTCTACTACTACAAccacaactactactactactattattattattattattattattattattattattattataatatagtgGCATATACCAAATCAGTGTACATGTGAGCTCATGGAAATGACATTAATATGATTATTAAGCAATTTCAGGCCATgttaattcatacaaaataaaaattgttctTTAGATTTCCTAGATTACTGAAAAGGGCTCAGGACAAATAACAGATTTTAGATCCTATGTGAAAAAACTGGAATCCATAACAGAAGTTACTTTTGCTGGCCAGGCTGTTGAGGctcattttttcccctcagtaCATGATGTGTGGCTTTAACACTGCCTGCTGCGAAAGCTACAGGAGAGACACAAGGCCTGTCAAACCACCCAACATCAACTGACATAGATAAGGCTCAAAATAGAAAAACCTTCTCCTAACAGCTGCATTCCACACCCCACACATAACTCAGGGTATCAAACAGCCAGAATAAACACAGTGGATCAGTTCATCAAGCattaaacataacttttttaattgaattaccaAGTGACACTCTCATTCTCACTCATTATACTctttactgcttatcctgtacagggtcacgagTACAGCCAGGACGTGGTGCTCGTCCATCACAAGTACACACACttactacaagcaatttggaaacgcaaTTTAatctacactgcatgtctttggactgcgggaggaaaccgaagtacccattACGAGAACTATGGCACTGTGCTGCCCCGAGTAACACAGTTACCCCCCACAATAATAGCATGTGAAACGTTGTCAAAAGAAGTACCACCTTTCCTTCTTCTTCATTTACCACTTTATACTGATCACACTGTTACACTGATCCACTGAAGTCATAGTGGATCAGTGTAACAGTAGGCCACATTAGGAGCTATTAGTGTAAGCCATCAGATGAAAGCACACACAGAAATTAACTAGAGCTCATTATTTCAACCCTGGAGCTGTGGGGTGCCGGTGTCCTGCCCAGGAATTAAAATGATCCATTATTAATATGTGAGCTGAATTTAGTTAATCCAACTAACACTTAactttactcactcatcttctatactgctttatcctgtattcagggacccggagcctatcccaggaggcttagggcacgaggcggggtacaccctggacagggtgccaatccatcgcagggcacacacacacacacacacacacacacacacacacacactacgggcaatgtgggaacaccaattagcctaacctgcttatctttggactgtgggaggaaaccggagtacccggaggaaacccatcaagcacagggagaacatgcaaactccatgcacacagagacaagtATCAAggctggccgggaatcgaatctagatcctggaggtgcaaggcgacagtgctaaccactacaccactgtgccgcctccTTAACTTTACTATgcattgtaaaaacatttaacactGAAAAAACACTCTGTCTGAGCTTGATTTTCTTTGAACATTAACTTAGACATTTTACCTGAATGTGTATGGCTTTATGCATTccacatttggcagacacccttattcagagtgacttacatttttaatttatttcgtatctgagcagttgaaggttaagggcccaacagtggagatttggtggttgtggggtttgaacctgggaccttctggacCAATGCCTTAAACACTGATCTACCTCTGACTCctatctcactttttttttaaagaatttgtgaAAAAAGATGGTGATTAATTATAGGAAAGCAGctgaaacagaagaaaaagtGAGTGAGTATTCGTGCTTTTCAGTGTTTCTGTAACCATAGACACCCAAATTAGTTTGCTGAAAGTTTGACTCCTATAGAATCATGTGACGATAAAGAAATTCTCCTGTCATgtattactcactcattcattgtcTACACTGCTTCACCCTGCATACAGGGTTTTGGTGGGCCTGGACCCATCCCAGAAGacctagggcacaaggcgggttacaccctagacagggtgccagttcatttcatttacacaatatgggcaatttggaaggccaattagtctaatctgcatgtttttggactgtgggaggagaacatgcaaactccatgctcacagactcgaggctggaatcgaaccctcgaccctggaggtgcaaggcgacagtacagGAAAGTGCCGCCTGTCATGTACTGTATTGATATAcaatatgtttgttttgtattgAATTTTGCACCTAATTAGATTTATATACTGCAATGATGCTGAACATGTTGTATAAGTAGAATTAAAATGCACATTACGTTTTAGACTTCATATCAACAAGctgtctgttttttgtgtgttaaagCATTGTAAGGTTTGGTCTAGCCTAAGTGCCTAACATTTCCCAGCTTAAACAAAAGGGCTTTATACAGTAGATGGCTAGTGTTGAACAACATCACAGTTGTGCCACTGTTATTGCATTATTACACTCCTGACTAGTCAAGCGAGTTTTTTAGAGTCTCATGACTGCTCACAATAATGCAGTGTGATGGACTCAGGTACTCCAGTGTATTACCAATGTCTTGTTCAGCCTAGATCTGTGTAACTTCATTGGATAAGGTTTGGCAAATTAGGAAAGAGGGAGTGGCAAGATTATATATCTATGTGTCTATGTAGAGACATCAGGTTCCTTTTCCCAGAGATCTTTGTCGTTGTGTTTCCCAATCTGCTTTGCACTTTAACAGGTATGTTAATactttattttcaattttttgtgtgtatgtgtgttgtggGATATCCCATAATAGGAACTAAAATGTTGTCTGCTTATTTAACAGTTCATTATGTAATACGACATTTTCTTTAGTCATAATTTAATGTCTACATTAGAACACGTCTTGCATTCATTTATATACTGCATCTTTGACATTTAATATGTCTGCTGTGCAAACATTTATAGTAAACCCCCATGAAATCATGTTGTGGGTGCCAATTGCATCGCAAATTttagtggtttaaaaaaaaaaacactttaaatcataaataaataaagattttatatatttaataaaaaacaaaactcttctattaatatctaataaataataaattaaagcattctgtCTATTTGACATGATCATAACATGTATGTAGTACTGTATAGTGTTCTGTACCATTTGTAATGGTATATTAAACAAAATGCCTGAACCTGCTGAGACCTGAACTCTACTGTTGTGTACATTTGGGTCTTAAGTGGTCAAGCAAAAACACTTCTATAAACTAATAGTAGCATGTTTAGGCTCATGCTGCAAAAATGTGTCAGTACATCACAGCTTATCTATATGTCTGTTTAATTCACTATATGCAAaacctaaaactttttttaatgattgctCATGAACTACACCTTCCAGATATGATGAACTGCCCGTCAACTGGACAACAAGGCAACTGTATGTGGCCTTGTCAGAGCACTCAGCAACCAGGGGCCCCAGTGTGGCCCAGTCAACCATACCAACCATGCTGGCCTTATCAGCCCAACCAAGCTAACTGGCCTGGGATGCAGCCCAGTGTACCGAACTGGCCAGCTTACCAGCCTGCACAACCCCCCCAATCAGTTTGGCCAAGTCCTAGTCAACCCATCCAACCAAACCAACTCTTGCCACCAGGTCAACCAAACCAACCCTTCTTACCAAGCCAACCAATGACGCCAAGTCAACCAAGTCAACCAATGACACCAAGCCAACCCTTCTCACCAAGCCAACCAATGATGCCAAGTCAACCAATGACACCAAGTCAACCAAATCAACCAATGACACCAAGCCAACCCATCTCACCAAGCCAGCCAATGCCACCAAGCCAACCAGTGCCACCAAATCAACCAATGCCAC harbors:
- the LOC128514661 gene encoding sporozoite surface protein 2 isoform X2, whose protein sequence is MMNCPSTGQQGNCMWPCQSTQQPGAPVWPSQPYQPCWPYQPNQANWPGMQPSVPNWPAYQPAQPPQSVWPSPSQPIQPNQLLPPGQPNQPFLPSQPMTPSQPSQPMTPSQPFSPSQPMMPSQPMTPSQPNQPMTPSQPISPSQPMPPSQPVPPNQPMPPNQPIQPVPPGQAIWPSQLPSPSSPSWHGNPGQPGWPNQGSTGVHQYSWPPVPYTAPVSVPFNMNFPRGIYDKLMLTIRGQVKPDAKMFTVNFVQGNDIALHINPRFNERGKQVLVRNHKLGDQWGPEERSLLAPFPFAAGQHFET